Below is a window of Ralstonia nicotianae DNA.
CGCGCAGGTCATCGGCCGTCAGCAGCGTGGTCGCGGGGATGATGATCGCGCCCAGCTTCATGCAGGCGAGCATCACGTCCCACAGCGCCGGCACGTTGCCGAGCATCAGCATGACGCGGTCGCCGCGCCGCACGCCGAGCGCGCGCAGGTGGTTGGCCACGCGCGCCGAGCGCTCGGCCATCTGCGCGAACGACAGGCGCGTCTCGCCGCCCTGCTCGTCGAGCACCCACAGCGCGGTGGCCCCGTTGCCGCGCGCCATGCCGTCGAAATAGTCGAGCGCCCAGTTGAAGCGGTCCAGCGCCGGCCATGCGAAGTCGCGCGCGGCGGTGTCGTAGTCCTCCCGATGCGCGAGCAGAGCGTCGCGGCACCGGAGGAATGCCTCCAGCGATGTCATGCCTGGTCTCCTGTGGTTGGGCGGCGCCTTGTTCCGGGCGCGGATCGGCCTGCGACGGCAAACGGCAACGGACAACAAACGGATCGGCACGCGCCACCGGGGCGCGCGCTCATTGCGAGCGCGGCGGCAGGCGCAACGAGCGGCCGCCGCCCAGGCTCAGCCAGGCCCAGGCCGCAGCGGCCGCCACCACCGCCAGCGCGGCGGCCCACTGGGCGCCCGCCAGCACCCATTCGGCCAGGCCGGACACCTCGCCAGGCAGCGACGTCCACGGCAGCTCCAGCCAGCCCGCGCCGAGCCAGGCACCGCGGCCGGCGCCGGTGGCCAGCTCCACCGCCAGCAGTGCCGCGCTGATCGCCGCGAACGACATGCCCCAGTGGGCCAGCACACGGCTGAACACGGGCAGTTCGTACAGGGGCTTGAGATATTGGATGTGGCGGGTCAGCGTCCATGCGCAGACCGCGAGCAGCGCGACGCTGACGGCGACCATCGGGGCCGGGCTGCGCAGGCACACGCCCAGCGCGATCCACCCCAGCGCGTGGATCTCGTGGCGCCGATAGATGCGCAGCGCCCGCGCGGCATGCAGCAGGCCAATCGGGGGGACACCGGCGGAAGCCATAGGCGCTCCATCTGGACGGATCGGGACAACCTCGACGACGACCGCGGTGGAACGGTGGCCGGACGGATCCGTGGTTGTGATGCATGCTGCGTCGCCGCATCCACCGCAGCAGACACAGTTGCTTGCAGTGTACTGGCGAGCGGCCGGCGGTGCGAGTGCCGGCCGCGCGTTTCAGCCGAACGAAGGACGGCGCCCGGATTCAGGCCTCGCGCAAATGTTCGATCAACTGGCGTGCGTAGGCCGGCAGATCATCGAAGCGGCGCACGCAGATGCGCAGCAGCCGTGTCGCCCAGGCGTCGGTCAGGCCCACGCGGCGGATGCCCATCGAGCGCTGCAGCCGGATGGCGGCGTGCTCCGGGATCACCCCTACGCCGACGTTGCGCTCCACCATGCGGCACACCGCGTCGAAGCTGCGCAGCCGCACGCGGTACTTCAGCCGGTAGCCGGCGCGCGCGGCGTGTCCCGCCAGGTAGGCCTGCAGCGCGTTGTCGCCGGTCAGGCCGACGAAATCTTCCTGCAAGGCGTCGACGAAGGCGATCTCGCGCCGCGCGGCGAGCGGATGATCGCGCGCGGTCACCAGCACGAGGCGGTCGTGGCGGAACGGGAAGGTCTCCAGCCCCGACAGGTCCACCGCGTCGTTGACAATGCCGATGTCCGCCCGCCCCTGCGCCACCGCCTCCACGATCTCATGGCTGACCAGCTCCTCCAGGTCGATATCGACTTCCGGATGCTGGGCCAGGAACGCGCTCAGGGTCTCGGGCAAGAACTCCGTCATGGCAGCGGTGTTGGACAGCAGGCGCACGTGGCCCTTGAGCCCGCGCGCATATTCGCCCAGCTCGCCGCGCATGCGCTCCATCTGTTGCAGCACCACGCGCGCGTGGTGCACCAGCGTGCGACCCGCGGCGGTCGTCTCCACGCCGCGCCGGTTGCGCGTCAGCAGCGGCACGCCGAGCGCCGCCTCCATGCCGCGGATGCGCGCGCTGGCCGAAGCCAGCGTGAGGTGCGCACGCTCGGCGCCGGCCGTGATGCTGCCGGACTCGGCGGTATGCAGGAAAAGGCGCAGGTCGGTCAGGTCGAAGCGCATAGCAATCTCGCCCGGAAAAACGGTG
It encodes the following:
- a CDS encoding LysR substrate-binding domain-containing protein, whose amino-acid sequence is MRFDLTDLRLFLHTAESGSITAGAERAHLTLASASARIRGMEAALGVPLLTRNRRGVETTAAGRTLVHHARVVLQQMERMRGELGEYARGLKGHVRLLSNTAAMTEFLPETLSAFLAQHPEVDIDLEELVSHEIVEAVAQGRADIGIVNDAVDLSGLETFPFRHDRLVLVTARDHPLAARREIAFVDALQEDFVGLTGDNALQAYLAGHAARAGYRLKYRVRLRSFDAVCRMVERNVGVGVIPEHAAIRLQRSMGIRRVGLTDAWATRLLRICVRRFDDLPAYARQLIEHLREA